In one window of Spiroplasma corruscae DNA:
- a CDS encoding PTS fructose transporter subunit IIABC, whose product MELKDLFKKNIAFFNKDFKSKEEVISFLSSELLKTKQIDSKEDFEKAVYKRESEGSTGVGDGIAIPHVLNPTVKSSAIGFVKLKNKVDWQSLDDQPVDLVFMIMTNGKDGNEHLSALADLSGFLMKSEIQKKLRESKSIEDVQNALTKDEVKKESESVSGGYDVIGITACPTGIAHTYMAAEKLEEYARQKGMTYKIETQGRRGTENKLTPSDIENAKVIIFGHDKALEGLSRFNGKKVIDTSTKEVIFKGDKLIEKFQSGEGLKTIKANADSESGSGELTMKKFLDIKGNLLGGLSRMLPFVVAGGIILGIGFLIDFAAGNGGAKGSFGVTSPVAGWFSAIGKTSMTMMVPILGAFIAYSIVGSQGLMPGMVAGLFSTKVMSFAYGLNSSDSWSGLFEKLLPKSIAGQESGFIGAIFGGYLAALLVFGLSKMMKKLPKSLQGVRDIVFIPVLSLLLISLVMFAINIPLGYLMSAIQSGIQWLAEHDLLVLVSVIVGFMMCVDMGGPINKIAYALGNLAVAGTLIDKKLAGSELQTVIMASAMIAGMVPPLMIAVSTILFPKIWTVKDRDAAKANWLMGACFISEGAIPFMVKDPKRVAVSAMVGGVIVGVFIGLGKVTLAASHGGVFVFALLSSHLVETNGALTGSSIGIGIAFSLGGLIVASFVSALVLSFWRLFDIKRGVLSLDSTNGVKESLNTKLTKWKSMDTSKGKVSVDKKNLLINALESKLSKYNEYESILKTKHEQHLKIQEENRQKKMDLLAVKKQQKASKRANK is encoded by the coding sequence ATGGAATTAAAAGATTTATTCAAAAAGAATATTGCTTTTTTCAATAAAGACTTTAAATCAAAAGAAGAAGTTATTAGTTTTTTATCAAGCGAGTTGCTAAAAACTAAACAAATTGATTCAAAAGAAGATTTTGAAAAAGCAGTATATAAAAGAGAATCTGAAGGTTCAACTGGAGTTGGTGATGGTATTGCAATCCCTCACGTATTAAATCCAACTGTTAAATCTTCAGCAATAGGTTTTGTTAAATTGAAAAATAAAGTTGATTGACAGTCATTAGACGATCAACCAGTTGATTTAGTATTTATGATAATGACTAATGGAAAAGACGGTAATGAACATCTAAGTGCATTAGCAGATTTATCAGGATTTTTAATGAAATCAGAAATTCAAAAAAAATTAAGAGAATCTAAATCAATTGAAGATGTACAAAATGCATTAACTAAAGATGAAGTTAAAAAAGAAAGTGAATCTGTTAGTGGAGGGTATGACGTTATCGGTATAACAGCTTGCCCAACAGGAATAGCACATACTTATATGGCTGCTGAAAAATTAGAAGAATACGCAAGACAAAAAGGTATGACTTATAAAATAGAAACACAAGGAAGAAGAGGGACTGAAAATAAACTTACTCCAAGTGATATTGAAAATGCTAAAGTAATTATTTTTGGTCATGATAAAGCCCTTGAAGGACTATCAAGATTTAATGGAAAAAAAGTAATAGATACTTCAACAAAAGAAGTTATTTTCAAAGGTGATAAACTTATTGAAAAATTTCAATCTGGTGAAGGTTTAAAAACAATTAAAGCCAATGCAGATTCTGAGTCTGGTAGTGGTGAGTTAACAATGAAAAAATTCTTAGATATAAAAGGGAATTTACTTGGTGGTTTATCAAGAATGTTACCATTTGTTGTAGCAGGTGGTATTATTTTAGGAATAGGATTTTTAATTGACTTTGCTGCAGGTAATGGTGGAGCAAAAGGAAGCTTTGGTGTAACTAGTCCTGTTGCCGGATGATTTTCTGCAATAGGAAAAACTTCAATGACAATGATGGTACCAATATTAGGGGCGTTTATTGCATATTCAATTGTTGGGTCACAAGGATTAATGCCTGGTATGGTAGCTGGTTTATTCTCAACAAAAGTTATGAGTTTTGCATATGGTCTTAATTCATCAGATTCATGAAGTGGATTATTTGAAAAATTATTACCAAAAAGTATTGCTGGACAAGAATCTGGATTTATAGGAGCAATATTTGGGGGTTATTTAGCAGCTTTATTAGTATTTGGACTAAGTAAAATGATGAAAAAACTTCCAAAATCATTACAAGGTGTAAGAGATATTGTATTTATACCTGTATTATCATTATTATTAATTAGTTTAGTGATGTTTGCTATAAATATCCCATTAGGATATTTAATGAGTGCAATTCAAAGTGGAATTCAATGATTAGCAGAACATGACTTATTAGTACTTGTATCTGTCATAGTTGGATTTATGATGTGTGTTGATATGGGTGGTCCAATTAATAAAATTGCTTATGCATTAGGTAACTTAGCGGTTGCTGGTACATTAATAGATAAGAAACTTGCTGGATCAGAATTACAAACTGTAATAATGGCGTCAGCAATGATTGCAGGAATGGTTCCGCCGTTAATGATTGCTGTAAGTACTATTTTATTCCCTAAAATTTGAACTGTTAAAGATAGAGATGCTGCAAAAGCTAACTGATTAATGGGAGCATGCTTTATATCAGAGGGTGCTATACCATTTATGGTTAAAGATCCAAAAAGAGTTGCAGTAAGTGCAATGGTTGGTGGAGTAATTGTTGGTGTTTTTATCGGTTTAGGAAAAGTTACTTTAGCAGCTAGTCATGGTGGTGTATTTGTATTTGCATTGCTATCATCACACTTAGTTGAAACTAATGGTGCATTAACTGGTTCATCAATTGGTATTGGTATTGCATTTTCATTAGGTGGACTAATAGTAGCGTCATTTGTAAGTGCATTAGTATTAAGTTTCTGAAGATTATTTGACATTAAAAGAGGTGTTTTATCACTTGACTCAACAAATGGTGTAAAAGAATCATTAAATACAAAACTAACAAAATGAAAATCAATGGATACTTCTAAAGGTAAAGTTTCTGTGGATAAAAAAAACTTATTAATAAATGCATTAGAGTCTAAATTAAGCAAATATAATGAGTATGAATCTATATTAAAAACAAAACACGAACAACATTTAAAAATCCAAGAAGAAAATAGACAGAAAAAAATGGATTTACTAGCAGTAAAAAAACAACAAAAAGCGTCAAAAAGAGCAAATAAATAA
- a CDS encoding 1-phosphofructokinase: MIYTLTLNPALDHIILVDNEIELGVTNYYNEDYSVIGGKGINAAIILNNLNADVKAIGILGKSNQNMFLDKFKEIKLKNSFFINEGSTRVNYKIKNLKMKQETELNGLGFNAEQKNLDSIKDFFESNLKENDIVVLTGSIAKGITNDIYKVIGKIVKEKRSLLVCDCTKDLLTNVLEVKPYLIKPNLEEICATLKISFRDDFSLDEIKKLVNELKSMGAENVLLSMGSKGSMFFANNNDIYKVGVAKGKLVNSVGAGDSMLAGFVYGLHNNLSIEDTLKYAAASGGATAFTEWLANKEQIYSLVNQIEVNKI; encoded by the coding sequence ATGATATATACATTAACATTAAATCCTGCTTTAGATCACATTATTTTAGTTGACAATGAAATTGAACTTGGTGTAACTAATTACTATAACGAAGATTATAGTGTTATTGGCGGAAAAGGAATAAACGCTGCAATTATTTTAAATAATTTAAATGCAGATGTTAAAGCCATTGGAATATTAGGTAAATCAAATCAAAACATGTTTCTAGATAAATTTAAAGAAATAAAACTAAAAAATAGTTTCTTTATAAACGAAGGAAGTACAAGAGTCAATTATAAGATAAAAAATTTAAAAATGAAACAAGAAACAGAATTAAATGGATTAGGTTTTAATGCTGAGCAAAAAAATTTAGATAGTATTAAGGATTTCTTTGAAAGTAATTTAAAAGAAAATGATATTGTTGTATTAACTGGAAGTATTGCTAAAGGCATTACTAATGATATCTATAAAGTTATTGGAAAAATAGTTAAAGAGAAAAGGTCATTACTAGTTTGTGATTGTACAAAAGACTTATTAACAAATGTTTTAGAAGTAAAACCTTATTTAATAAAACCAAACCTTGAAGAAATATGTGCAACATTGAAAATAAGTTTTAGAGATGATTTTAGTTTAGATGAGATTAAAAAACTTGTTAATGAACTTAAATCAATGGGAGCTGAAAATGTTTTGTTAAGTATGGGATCTAAAGGTAGTATGTTCTTTGCTAATAATAATGATATTTATAAAGTCGGAGTTGCTAAAGGTAAACTCGTGAACTCAGTTGGTGCTGGAGATAGTATGTTAGCTGGATTTGTTTATGGCTTACATAATAACTTAAGTATTGAAGATACATTGAAATATGCTGCTGCATCTGGTGGTGCTACAGCATTTACTGAGTGATTAGCAAATAAAGAACAAATTTATTCATTGGTTAACCAAATCGAAGTGAATAAAATTTAG